One genomic window of Sebastes umbrosus isolate fSebUmb1 chromosome 15, fSebUmb1.pri, whole genome shotgun sequence includes the following:
- the LOC119503388 gene encoding uncharacterized protein LOC119503388, translated as MFPKPGAPRREEMLTIQVKNTLLHLNGQNLRLAAKNGRHLSAAHGKETVGRLTACLPTQGGTAQLDSSLLKSPRPDSERKAENQPVRRPLKLAPLELPEEVREAQRQKLKFIQPEAKPASRKLDVTANEPRTRKVKSSVRQRAVKAAVCPSACTEPLKAQQHNTSSRPQLAPSIPVEQSGDKHLVDVVCRGTPAPLRSKPAPPVLSPRVKTQAARGAEVARQNPSIPQQEAGRRRLRLRRAQCLEEDQCNSNTSTGGLSADKGKLAQGGQGKGQRAERAPRVQLHAGKGIKEPPAASREHASVRKSHQEDCSQQSARCTLHRQSAEGGSGERALDGVKPNASNWRLKRKKTLITKPTNAVHLERLQL; from the exons ATGTTTCCCAAACCT GGGGCTCCCCGGCGAGAAGAAATGTTGACCATCCAAGTTAAAAATACCTTGTTGCATCTGAATGGTCAAAACCTCCGACTGGCAGCTAAAAATGGCCGCCATCTGTCAGCAGCACATGGGAAGGAGACAGTGGGTCGGCTTACGGCCTGCTTGCCGACTCAGGGGGGCACGGCACAGTTGGACTCGTCGCTGCTCAAGTCGCCCAGGCCTGACTCAGAGAGGAAGGCCGAGAACCAGCCAGTCAGACGCCCTCTGAAGCTCGCCCCGCTGGAGCTGCCAGAGGAGGTGAGGGAGGCTCAGAGGCAAAAACTCAAGTTTATCCAGCCGGAAGCCAAACCTGCTTCCCGTAAGCTGGATGTGACGGCGAACGAGCCGCGTACAAGGAAGGTGAAATCCAGTGTGAGACAGAGAGCGGTGAAAGCTGCAGTGTGCCCTTCTGCTTGCACTGAGCCACTCAAAGCCCAACAGCACAACACATCTTCAAGGCCCCAGCTGGCTCCCTCCATCCCCGTAGAGCAGAGTGGAGACAAGCATCTGGTGGACGTGGTGTGTCGAGGTACCCCAGCTCCTCTGCGCAGCAAGCCTGCCCCCCCTGTACTTTCTCCCCGAGTTAAAACTCAGGCTGCACGTGGCGCAGAGGTGGCGCGCCAAAACCCCAGCATCCCCCAGCAAGAGGCGGGAAGGAGGCGGCTGAGGCTGAGGAGAGCACAATGCCTAGAAGAGGATCAGTGCAATTCAAACACGTCAACAGGGGGATTATCTGCAGATAAAGGCAAGCTGGCCCAAGGTGGCCAAGGTAAAGGGCAGCGAGCGGAGAGGGCTCCCAGAGTCCAGCTGCATGCTGGGAAAGGCATCAAAGAGCCTCCTGCAGCCTCCCGGGAGCACGCAAGTGTCAGGAAAAGCCATCAAGAGGATTGCAGTCAGCAATCTGCAAGATGCACTCTGCATCGACAGTCGGCCGAAGGAGGAAGCGGTGAACGTGCGCTGGACGGTGTGAAGCCAAATGCTTCTAACTGGAgattaaagaggaaaaaaacattgatcACAAAGCCTACCAATGCAGTCCATCTGGAGCGTCTCCAACTGTGA